One genomic window of Cololabis saira isolate AMF1-May2022 chromosome 3, fColSai1.1, whole genome shotgun sequence includes the following:
- the LOC133440622 gene encoding nectin-4-like — MWLSTMKTCRRLSQLLLSLICNGLLPVLGTQKGEALPEVTGIIGHDVLLPCYLTHKPNSHIIQIQWTFLEPDGQKTTVVVLNSEHGHNISESPLKERVQTVNHSLQINKVEKTDAGTYVCTVITFPDGPFEKKIQLVVEEQTKWSVLIISVITTAALLLFLILAVVAYISISRRCDSGVRLSVSIEKLMK; from the exons ATGTGGTTAAGCACCATGAAAACTTGCAGGAGATTATCTCAGCTACTCCTGAGTCTGATTTGCAACGGATTACTCCCag TTCTTGGGACTCAAAAAGGGGAAGCCCTGCCTGAAGTGACTGGAATTATTGGTCATGATGTCCTCCTGCCCTGCTATTTAACTCACAAACCAAACAGCCACATTATTCAGATTCAGTGGACTTTCCTGGAGCCAGATGGACAAAAAACTACGGTTGTTGTTTTGAACAGTGAACACGGACATAATATTTCTGAATCTCCTTTGAAGGAGAGAGTGCAGACCGTAAATCACTCGTTGCAAATTAATAAGGTGGAGAAGACAGATGCAGGGACATATGTCTGCACCGTTATCACCTTTCCTGATGgtccatttgaaaaaaaaatccaacttgTTGTTGAAG AACAGACTAAGTGGTCAGTGTTGATTATTTCAGTTATCACCactgctgctctgctgctgtTTCTGATCCTGGCAGTTGTGGCttacatcagcatcagcagaaG ATGTGATTCTGGAGTCAGGCTTTCAGTCAGCATcg AGAAGCTCATGAAATAG